The Peromyscus eremicus chromosome 16_21, PerEre_H2_v1, whole genome shotgun sequence genome includes the window GGACGCTGCAGtggagagatggggggggggcgggcagtgAGCAAGTGAACCTCCATAATTTAGTGTCTCCCAGAAACTGGGGCTGATGGGGACTTAGCCTAAGAGATGTTGATAGGAGGTGTTGGGAGAAAGGGGAAAGATGAAGGGGGTCCTCAAGTTTACCTGGTAATCAGGGGCCGTCCCTGTAGTCATCACATCGTAATAGGGGGGCTCGTAGTCATAGTAGAGAGACTCAGTGGGCTGGGAGCAGGGAGGGGGATAGACAGGGCGGGATTGGGAGATTCCGGAGAGGCGGCAAGGAGATGGTGTGGGGTTGGGGGATGAGAGTTGAGGGCGACAGTGAGGAAGGAGAGGgtgggagaggtgggaaagaggaAATGGTTCCCCAGGTGGATAGAAGCAGACACGATTAAGAGATTGATCCTCCAGTCTTCAACTCACTGTCCCCAGAACACATCTCTCACCCCAACCATCCAGTCCCCCCCCAATCTAGACTTTCACCCCTCTTCCCACCCTACCCCCAAGGCACTTGGTGAGCCAGAGACTCTGCTCCCTGTCCCCACACTTCCACAGACCACCCATCCTGGAgattccccctcccccagtccctcCCTGTCACTCCCCTGGGTATCACATCTCAGCTTCGTTTCCCCTGTCCCCCTCCTTATGGCTCGCCTGTCCCCTAATGTCTCCCAATCTCTTAATTCAAGAAAGGGATGGGAAACCCAAGGCGGACAGGAGAGGATGCCACACAGGCAGGGTACATAGCTCCCGCCGGGGATTCTTCATAatgactctttttatttttaaatgaaaataaaaagattgaTGACTGAGGACTGGGAGGAGGGCATGATGGGAACAGAGAGGTGCTGCTGGGAGCTAAGGGGAGGGTGGGATGGAGCAGTGGGGAACTGCCCTGGACAACCCCAGTGTCCTCCCAAGCTACAGGTTCAGTTTGCCCAACTCCCTCACCTGTCGCTGGGGCTCCTGGCTCTGTGGCTTATGAAGTCTTGATGGCTGCTTCTTTGGAGATCTCTGGGCTCTGTGAGGCTTCTGGATCTGAGGTCCATCTCTCTGTGCCCTCTCACATTCCAGATCCTTCTGTCCACAAGACTGATAGGCAGCTTGGACGCCTGGGGCAATGACGAGCTCCTGAACATCACCCTGGAAAGATATGAAGAGGGAAAAAtgatggagagacagagggacccGGAGAGACAAAAGGAATGGTCTGGAACGAAGTGACTGGGTAGATGGTCAGGCGAGTAAAGGGATGAATAGATAAGGCGGTGCACGCATCCAGAAGTAGGTCAGTGGGTGTCAGCTGGCcgggtggatgaatgggtggtGGACGCATGAAGAGAGGTTGTCTGTGGGTGACTGGGTGACATGTGAATAAACAAGCAAATTTGGACAGGTAATGAGTGAATAAGCAGCTATAAGCTATATCTATCAATGGTCTGGGACTAAGCTATAGCATGGGAGAAGGTCACAATCAGCTCCCTACAGGGCAATGACAACAGTCAGGAGGACAAGGACTGTCACCCCTTTATTTCATATCTCAAAAAGGTAAGATGAGGCAAGGTCACTCAGAGTAACAGGTCAGGACTAGAACTCAGGCCTTCCAACTTCAGATTCAACCCAGACCATCTCCTCCCTGCCCCTATGGTCACACACGGGCCTTTCCACATGGCTTCTAGAGGCAGGTACAGCCTTGACGCCTTGACCCGACAGCATCAGTGATGACAGGAGTTCTCTGgatggacctctggaagagaagaatCCCTTTCCTTCTGAATCTCAGCGGCAATTACCCGAGTCCGCACACGGCGCTCACACACTGGCTCATCTCAAAACGAAGCACCCCCAGGGCTGGGTGACAGAGAACTTACACTATCGTACTGCGTTTTCCTTTCCAGGAGGTAGTCAGAAAACGGTAGCTGGTGGgcggatggacggatggacagatggatggatggatggatggatggatggatggacagatggggtGGAAAGGCAGATGGGTCAATAGGGGTTTAGTGCAGTAAGTGATGGTgggcagatggacagatggacggatggacggacggatggatggatggacagatggggtGGAAAGGCAGATGGGTCAATAGGGGTTTAGTGCAGTAAGTGATGGTGGGcagatggacggatggacggatggatggatggatggatggacagatggggtGGAAAGGCAGATGGGTCAATAGGGGTTTAGTGCAGCAAGTGATGGTGGGCAGATagacggatggacggatggatggatggatggatggatggatggacagatggggtGGAAAGGCAGATGGGCCAATAGGGGTTTAGTGCAGCAAGTGATGGTGGGCagacggatggatggacggatggatggatggatggacagacggatggatgggtggacagatggacggatggatggatggatggacgtgTGGGCAAATGAATGGGAGGCACAGAGTAAAGGCTACACACTGCTGCCTAGATATGTGTGGGTAAATGAATGGCTGGCTGGCAGTGGGTGGTGAAATCAGTGGGTGAGTGGCAGAGGAGCAGTAGAGGAGGATGTGTGGCTACATGAACTGACGCAGGCGTCCATGTGTGTCAAGTAGATGGAGTGAGCAGGTGAGTGGACGAGGGAACAGATGGGTGGGAGGCTAGCGAGGATGGGTAGATGACTGGGTGGGTGTTTGAAGGAGGGAGTCGGTGCAGGGGAAGAGAGGTGAGTGGGTCAACATAAGCCTAATGCATGAGCAGAGAGGTGACTGGGTAGATGGTCAGGCGAGTAAGGGGATGAACAGGTAAGCCCGTGCACGCATCCAGAGGTAGGTCAGCGGGTGACAGCTGGCCGGGTGGATGCATGGGTGGTGGACGCATGAAGAGAGGTTGTCTGTGGTGCCTGGGTGGCTGGGAGGTGAATAGACAACGTAAATCGGTTGAAGGAATGGATCAGTGACGGACAGGACCAAAGGATGACTGAATAAGTGGCTACAGGCTGTGTTTATGTAAGCAGGCCTCTTGCTGCCCATTGGAAAAATCAGCCTGAAGAccagaaatggaaataaaaagtcctgggaagaaaaatgaatgaaaaggaaTACAGGCTTCAGCACAGGAGGACAGAGAGCTGGAGCCAGAAGTGTGGCCATGAGACGCGGGGCCAGAATCACCCTCCTCAGACTGCTGCCATGCTTACCTCAAAGACTTCGTCATCTAGGATATGGGCACCAAAGATCACCACCCCACGGGTGTCCAACACCGGATGCACACTTCGGGGAAGGGGCCTGGTGACTCGCTTCTTACAGTCCACAATGAGGGTGACAGACTGACCcttcacagccacagccacatggtgCCACCTAAGCGTGGGGTAAGAAGTTTGTGTGACTGGCTAGTGAAAGCAGGAGTCAACGGGGCTGGGAGACAGCTCATAGAAGGGGTGGTGATGATAATGGGTGATAATGGGTTAAGAATTACaatgacagggctggagagatggctcaagggtttagagcactggttgctcttccagagggtccaggttcaattcccagcacccacatggtggttcacaactgcctgtaactctagtccccgGGGGTCTGACTTCCTCTCCTGGCATCTTTGGATAGGCACGCACATGGTACATAGATGtaagtgcaggcaaaacacccacacacataaattaaaaatttttaaagaattacaaGCAAGGGATACCACATAACAGGTGTGTATAGCATGGGTACCCTGCAATCATTTTCTAGTTGGGGTGTCGTGCTTGATGATCTTTGTCTTATACACACAGAAACTAAGGCTCACAAAGTTAAGTACTTACCCGTGTGCCAGCAGGTACCTTTTTATTCCCATTCTCAGACACAGAGTCTGAGACCCAAACCCCGACCAAGAAGTGACAGGTTCAAGCAGCAGCTAGTGTGCCCAAAAGGGCCAGCGGAGTTCCTTAGATACTGGGGTTCTGAGACACTCTCTGCTGGCAGTGGGGATCATGTAGGTCAAAGGGACAAACTGACTTACTTGCCATCTGCTAGGCTGAGGCCTCGGAAGACAGGCTGAGCGGGGGCTTGTGGCCGTCCCCTCTGGTCCTCATACAGAAAGCGAACAGGGCGACCAAGCTCCAGGCCCAGCTGCTGGACTCCCTGGGCACTGTACAGAGTCAAgaggggagcctggaggccagggcGGGTCCGGACAACCGTCAGCAGAGAGAAATCTTTGGGAAAGCCTCCTGGTACcccagagagagaaacacagatggAGTGAGAGGTGAAGAGATCCCAAacctcacctccccacctccccacctcactGCCCAAACCTGGGAAGAGCTGGCGGGTGGGTGCACTGAGCTGGGCAGGTCGTGACACGCAGTAGGCCACATCAGCCGGACAGACCCCTTTTGATTTCCGGACACCATCGGGAAGGGAGGGGAACCTCAGGGCACGTAGTACATCCACAGAGGGTGCACCTGGGAGAGTCAGGGGACAGAACATGTCCCAGGGAGGGTCTAAATGGGGAACACCCAGATCTCCAACTCAGTCTCCCTTACATTATCCTGAAAGGACCTATATGGATGGTAAGCAAAGTGACCCAAAGGGGAAGCATGGCTAACCCTGGCTGGCATGCAATGTGACCCAAGGCTAGCCCTGGCTGGCATGCAATGTGACCCAAGGCTAGCCCTGGCTGGCATGCAATGTGACCTAAGGCTAGCCCTGGCTGGCATGCAACTCTATCCCTCGCACCCTCTCTCTCCCAGCATGCTGTCTCTAAGCTGTGAATCTCTGCTGAGATCTCTGTCAATCCTGCCTCCATTGGCCTCCCCTTCCCGCTCTATGCTTCTGTGTGTGCACCTGTCCGATCCTCCCGTCCCTCTTCTGTTTCCAGTCTCCCCACACCCTGcccatccttttctttctccctctctctccctcccttcccgtATCTCCCAGTTTCTGGCTtcctggcatctgcttggtctcTAGCACAAACAACATCTGGGCAATCGATCATCCTGggcacagggaggcagagaggcggCTGTGTAAGAGAGGTCTTCCAGCTGCTTAAGACTGGGTTGAagtgggggcaggggcagctctgaCTGGGTTAAGGAAGGAGATAGAAGAACAGGGTGGCCCAGAAGCCTATGCCCCCAGTCTTGGAGAAGAGGtttggagaggggagaggggaaaggggagaggggagaggggagaggggaagctgCAACGTGGAGCAGGAGCAGGTCCAGGGCCTCAAGCCACACATCTGTAGATGCCATCAGAGTTCTTGTCCAAACCCCAGACAAGCTCCCCACACCTGGAACCTCAGTCCTGCCACCCCCCACCATCTGAATCCAAAGATTCAAGTCTCAGGCCATCAGCCAGGTCTCCTTAGATTTCAGCTTCCTGGGCCCACACTCCCTGGAAACCGAAGGCAGTTTACTCCCCAAATCACACACTTCTCACACCATCCACTCCACAGTGGAGAACTCCCAGAGAGTGCTTGCAAAGCGTTGGTAGAAGTGTGGGGCGGGGCAGAGGCCAGGGCAGTCAGGAGAGCAGAGCTGGGTGGGGTGGATGAGGTGGGGCGGGTAGGAGAGAAAAGGCCCTTTGAGTCCAGGAGCTGAGGAAACCACGACCTTCCCTGAGGAGCCTGGCCCCCAAGTGTGGCCGCTCTGCAAACACTGGCACACAAGGGAAGCTTTGAGAGACTAAagtgagggagacagagagacagagactcacaGAGACCCCAGGCCTAGGAGATCTCGGAGGTCCCCACCCTCCACCAAAGCCCAGTGGAGGACAGTTCCACATCATGCTCACTACCCACAGGCCTGCCCCCATCAAGCCGCATACTAACCCACTGTCTCAGACCCACTGATACCCCATTAATCGCCCTGAGCCCCCAAATGCCCTGTCCTCTACTCTCAGGAATTCTTAGTCACCCATCTCCCTGGATTTCCTCCTCCacccactcagctcccaaataagagACAGTTGTCTTGGTCAGCCTCTGCCTAGACTCTGTAAACACCATGTACTTCATTTTCCTCTCATCTTTGGTCTAATCTATATCCTTTACACTGCCATTCTGCCAATTTTGTctgcagagaagagaaaacacaaataatgGAGATACGTACAAAATcagcccccgccccccattcTCGGAGAGAGAAGCTGGTTCCATCCTGCTTAGACCCAGAACTCCCAGACTCTGCTCTGATATCGAATTCTCTTTTCTAGGAGCCTTTCCCTTCTGgaggaaaaagggagaaagattGGTCCTGTGGACACCAGGGTCCCAGAGGAGCCCGGCTGgccagagggggaggggaagggcagGAATGCAAAGAGCTGGCTCTGGCCTCAGACACCTGATCCTGGCCTGTCCAGTGGCCGTCCTGTTGGCAGCCAGCCCCGGAGCTCCCTAGAGCCAGCGCGTGGCAGCATCCAGGGCACAGGGAGGGGTTGGGGGACCCAAAGAGAACGGGACAGTGGAGGTAGCCTTCTTCCCTAGCCTTCCAGGCTCTGACTTACAGATGTCCATCCTGCTTCCTTTATGCATCAGCCCTGGTATTCACTGCCCCAACATTAGCAAAGCCTGGACAAGACTGGCTTTGGGATCCTCGGGTCTTTCTACGGACCCAAACCACGAACCCAGCCTGCTCAGGCTCTGGGCTGTGGTCCCCATCCGTTGGCGTTACCTGCCCGAGTCCTATACTGGCTCCAAGGAACTCAAGTGTTCATCCTTCATCCTAAACCCTGGTCACCCCAAATCCCTCTCTTAAGACTCAGACGCTCCTACTCCAGGCATCTGTGGTCCCTTCCAGGCAGATGCTTCAACCTCTAGCTGACTGACACCCAAGGCAGGACTCCTCTTACCTGCCCATCCCGGGGCAGCACTCAGGCCCAGCACCAGAGGTAGGAGCAGAAGGAGGCGGTGGCAGGGGCTGCACCGCTCCATGGCTCAGAATGCCGGGTCCGAGACCCAGACAGCCCTGGTGCGCGGACAGTAGACAGAGCCTGCTGAGCCTTGGAACCAGGACCCAGGGATGTCAGCAGCTTTCAGCGGTCAGCTCCATGCAGCAAGGTGTTGTTGGGGGTACCTCTGCTTGCCTTGTCACCGCTGCTTGCTCCTCGGTGGCCGCTACTGTGTGCCCCTGGCCACCCTGGCAGCTCAGAGACCCCAGCTCGCCCCCGCCCCTAGGTCCGGCCCCCGCCCCTAGCTGCCCGCCCACAGCCACCAAGGGGAAACCCCACCCCCGATCTCCACCTGGGCAGGGGAGTGTGGGGACGAGAACCGCTCCTCGCGGGCTGGCCCTGGAACGGTGCACTCCTACTCCTGGAGGGATTAGGTGGCCTGTGTGCACCCTCAGATTGTCTTTGGGAGAACTTAATATATCTTCTCTGGTCCCTTCCTTTTGGGGACCCTATGGTCCAGTCGCACACACAACGGTCCCCGCCCTTGGGGGCCCAGAGCCCCTCTGCAGAGTCCGGGGAGGGACTCAGGGCACAGTGGGACATAAGGGGCGGGTCTACAGGCCACTGCCCCACGCCCACTTGTAATCAGGTCTCCATAATTACCTCCTTCGTCCCGCCCCATGTAATTACAGAGCAGTCCGGGCGGGGTGTTTACAGACCCAGCTATAGATAGCGACCGAGATGTGGGGGCCGCGGGTGGCCTTGCGGAGCAGAGGGAGGCCAGAGACGGGCCAACTGGCTAATCGCCCGAGAAGATAGAAGTACTGGACTAGGTAAAACAGTGGAACGGGACAGGACAGTGACGTGGGGACAGGCGATGCTGCTAGAAGGGTCTTGCAAAAGGGGGTCACTCAGGGACGTGGCCGCTCCAGGAGGGTGCGCTGAGAGCAGCGCACCCCTACACGTGGGCATGGCGCCGGGTCTGCCCGGAGCCTGCGGCGCAGCCGGGGAGAAAGCTGGCGCGAGCGAGACGCCGCCGCCCGCTGGCGCTGGGAGGGCACCCGCGAACAAGGCGCCTTTGAGAAGCAGCGggtctctctcctccctgggcagccccgcccccagcctgGCACACCCTCTCCCCCTCCCGACAAAGCTCGCCTTGTGTCTCCCACCCTGCACCGCCTCTGCAGCCCCAGGGAACCTCGGGCCGCTGCAGCACCCAGGGAGCGTCAGGGTTTCTCACCGAATATCCCGACACCTAGAGGATGCCATGGtgcccaccacccagttccctCAGTCCAGAAAACAGCTGTTTTAACTGGAAAGCGATTTTATGTGCGAGTGAAAGAGGGAgggatccccccccccaaaaaaaaaaccaaagagaccCAGGGCAAAACCATGCAGCCCAGCACCCATCTCTGAAGGCCGGCCATCCCATCAATTctctgtccccagcctgtgtGCTGAGGAACAGGGACAGCTGTAAAAGGAAAGGCCACCCAAACCAGCACCCCCTCACAGCCCAGACCCGTccaggagccagtgagatgggaaAGCAGCACCCACCGGGAGAGCCACAGGGGCAGACCACCTGAGGGGCCTCCTTGCCCACATGCCACTCTGGCCCTGGCATTTAAGCCAACCTGGGGATGTACAGTACTTCTTTGAGTCTAACTCCCAGGCTCTCCTCACAGGAAATTAAACATAGCAGTCAGTTCCCCCATCTCCACCGGCCCTTCACCACCACCTTTATTCCTGACTGCAGGAGACAGGAGGGcgcccctccctctgcccccacctGTCAAGCTGGGGGCATGAAGGGCTATCAGAGCCCTGCTCCCAAGACCATCAGCTTGGGGGGCCTGCCCCGCAACACCCTTTCTAGGGGAGCTCCATTCCACTCTTCAGAAGGGAGTGAGGCAGGATGACAAGGGAGCGGAGTCCCGGGACCAGGGCCAGTGCTTTGTGCTGGGGGAGCCAGGATCCCCACATCACGGGAGACCCCGGCGAATTCAGAGACTCAAGGCCACTGAAGGTAGACGTGTAGTCGTCACAGGGATCTGGGCCCCCTCCGACTTGGAGACCAGGCAAACCCTAAGGGTTACCAGATGCCTTGCAGGCTGCAGGAGTCCCTCCTCTGCACCATCTGCCCACGGCTCTGCCTGGGCCCTCGGCCCCCCCACCCTGCCCAGGCTCAAGTCCTCTTCCTCGGTACTCCCCACAGCTGAGGAGCACACGAGTGGTCTGGGTTCAGGCTAGCTGGTGGGGAGCCTCGAGCATCTCCATGAGGAAGGTGTCGATGGGGGTGTCGCCAATGAGCTTGAAGAAGAACAGGTGCTCCAGACACTTGAGGCCGATGGAGCGGAGGGCGGGAAGACGTAGCAGCAGCTTAGCAAACCTGTGGGGGGTGTGGGAGGAGTAAGAGGCAGCACCACCCAGGCCCTGGCCACGGCCCAGCCTCGCCCTCTGTGGGGTCCCCAGCCCTGAGGCCTCTTACCGGCCTTGCTGCTCGGGGTACTTCTGCTTGCAGTAGGTCTCCAGGGACGCATAGACCTTCTCCCGCAGGACCTCCACCTCTCCGGGGTTGGAGAGGCCCTTGGCATCTGGACAGTGAAGGAGGAAGAACAAGAGGCAGAGGGCAGGTGAGTCAGGTCAGGGCGGACGTGCAGACAGGCCCTCAGGACGGACGTGCAGACAGGCCCTCAGGGCGGACGTGCAGACAGGCCCTCAGGGCGGACGTGCAGACAGGCCCTCAGGACGGACGTGCAGATGGGCCCTCAGGGAAATGAAGCACACTGGGATTGTGAGACCCGATCAGAAGGGGAGGCATTGGTAAAATGGTTTTTCTCAGGGTCAGCTAAGAGATTTCTGGGCTGAGGGTCTTACTGGGGGACCGCTGGAGAAGAGGGGGCTCCAGGGCTGCCTTGGGCCGAGAGGCGGGCGGCCTCCTCTTACCTGGATTAAACAGAATGATTGCCCGCAGGCAGCCCAGCTCTGTCTTGTCCATCCTCATGTCACGCATTTTGGACACTAGCTCTGTCAGCACCCTGGAGAGGGACCTGCAGGTCACTCAAAGGTCACAGCTCAGCCAGCCTTGGACACGGACCAGCCTATAGCACCACCCCTTCTAGCTACAGGACAGCCTGGCCAAGGGCCACTGACCGATCAAAGATGGCTCCCACGCCTGCGGAATGGGCTGAGTTTCTGTGCACGTGAAGACCTGTGGCCAGGAGGATGCCATCTCGGACATCGATGGACCGATGGGAGAAGGAAGCAATGAGGAGCTCATTCCAGCCTAGGGGCCAGAGGGCACCAAGGGTCAGCAGGCAGACGCCAGGCCATGAGATCCAAAGCACCAAGAAATAGGGGCAAGTCAGCAAGTCAAGCTCCCCAAATATGCAAGAGGAGGCTACAGGGTCACTGAAGGTCAGGAGGACAGAGAGGTAAAATGTCAAGCGGTCAAAGAGATTCAAGGTCACTGACCTGCCCGCAGCAATATGACCTGGTCATCCAGAGGTAGGGAGGAGAAGTGTGGGATCCTCTTGGCCCACTCAACGAGTGTGAACAGCTGTTTGTCAGCTGCCTGGCAGATGTTAGTCACCGGGTCATTGGGCTGCAGAGAGCAGAAGATGCAGGGGAGGGTGGAGCCACCTTCCTTGTAAGAGGTTTTGatgctcctcttttttttttaaaaaaatttatttattatgtatatagtgtccctgcaggccagaagagggcaccagatctcattactgatggttgtgagccaccatgtgggtgctgggaattgaactctggaagagcagtcagtgctcctaacctctgagccatctctccagcccttgctacTCCTCTTTACTCCTCCAAGCCCCGTCTGAACCCATCTCTGCCATCCAGGCCCCTCTCTGCCCTGGACTTTGTagtgggagcagagagagggcGCTCTCACCCCACAtcagagacacagtctcacaaggCAGCCCTGAccggcctggaacttgctatgtagaccaggctggccttgaactcacggagatccacttgtctctgtctcccaagtgccacTACGCCTGGCTCCCTTCAGATACTGAAAGGCCTCCGAGTTCAGGGCAAGGTGCAGGGgttgaaggaagggaaggggagggatggAGCACCCTGGACTCCTTCCCCAACCGCCATCTGAGGGGGAAGGGACCCACCCCCTCCCTCACCCACCCCATCACTCACGCTGCTGCCGCTGCCCCCGGTTCCCCCTGGGCTCTCAACGCCCTGGTCACTCTTCTGCTCCACGGCAAGCTcggcctccaggatcctgtccacAGGCATCTCCTCAGGGGCTGCCCCAGCCCCGTCCCCATCCCCATCTCTGTCCTTCCCCCGCTGCCGCTCCTCCTGGACCGCtgcggggtgggggagagaaatgCAAGGTGAGAAGCTGGCTATGAGGGTCTGAAACCTGCTCAGGGCCTTCTCAGGGCTGACGGCCCTTGGGAGAGGTGGCGACTAGAGGTCCTTAGGAACGGAAGGCTGGGGTAACCTGCAGGCAAAAGGGCTGCCAGTGAGAGCGAGCACCTGCCAAGCACACACAAGACCCTGGCTCCCATCACCACAAGTACACGTAAGTAAACAGGCAGATAAACAGGTCCAACTGACAAAAGTCCCACTGGTGAAAGAATCGGGGCAGAGTCCGAATTTAAATAGGGCAGATGATATGCTAAAAAATATGCCAACGTGCTTTAACATGCACTGGAGGTCTTAATGGCCTTGCGGGTCCCTGCCCCCACGTTTAAGGATGAGGAACTTGAGGCTAAACACATTCAACAGCCTCCTAAATAGCCTCCTACATTCACGCACCACACGGCCAGTCACACGTCTGACTCCAGACACGCCTGATGGCAAACCCTATGCTCTGCTGACTCAAGACGATGTCATGATGGTGATGACCCTGACCCAGGTCTTGGGAGGCGTGTGTTCTGATTTTGGCCCTGCCACTATGCTGTTGTGTGACCTCAGGGGAGTCAAGGTTCATCTTCTTTAAAGCAGGGATCGGACCAAAATCAGCCCTAAAGTGTCTCTTAGAAGTCCAGGAATCAGGCTTAAttagacagacagagaagaggaaTGCCAAGTCCTGACCTCTTCAGCGATCCTATAACTTAACAAGGTAGAGTCTCGGGGGTCCAAGGAAAGACTGGGAGACCAGAGAAAGAACGCAGGATCAAAGTGAGAAAGGGGCTATGTGAGGCggagaagagagaacagaggCCCATCCTGGCTAAGACCAAAGCATGCTGGGAGGGTCTACAGCATCACAGGATGAACGCTGAGGAGCAACCATTAAGAAAGAGCCTTGGAGACAGAGCGAGGTACCCAGGACCAAGCTGAggaggacaggaaagagaaatcaAACTTCGCCCCctggaggagagacagagagagagcagtcCCACAGATACGGAGGCCACGGGGGCTACGGGGGCTCGCCCACGGTGACTGCAGGCCTGGCGGGGCAGTGCTCACCCTCCCTCTTCATGCCAGTGGCCAGGCACTTCTGATAGCGGCAGTACTGGCAGCGGTTCCGCTGGCGCTTGTCCACCGTGCAGTCTTTGTTGTCACGGCAGGAGTAGGTCAGGTCCTTCCGGATGGTGCGTTTGAAGAAGCCCTTGCAGCCTTCGCAGCTGTAAACGCCATAGTGCTTGCCTACAGGGGAGGAGTGTGGCGGGAAGAGAGCCATCGGGACCTCCCATTACCGAGTCTCTCGACCATCTGCCCACAGCGGGGACAAAGTCTAAATCCTTCCAAAGCAGCGCACCAAAGGTGAGACAACTCAGTCTACTCCTCAGAGCCCGTGCCAGCCCCTTTCCCTGACTGCCCTACCTGAATCTGACATGAATCTAAAGGTCCTAGGCCTGCTTGCTCTGTCTGACCAACCTCGGGAAGCCTCCGGAACGCCTCAGGCCGTGATAAACAGCCCGTatgtctctctttcctcctctgcacTGGGCTGAGCCGTACCTGAGCTCCGGTCCCCGCAGATTGCACATAGCCGTTTGCCAGCCCCAGGGCCACCTGGAGGGGGTGGACAGTGCAGGCCTCGGACCCCTAAGACCGGTGGCTTCACATCTTCAGGGGGGCCAGACCCACCCCCAGGGAGCGACACTGTGGAGTTAATCTGGGGTGGGGGGAAACAGGGAAGTCACAGGGGGCTCATTTGGAAAGAGAATCTCTCAGCTGTCAGGGAAACCATTCCCTATCTCTAAGCAGGTCCCGTACCCACTCCAGAGGGTACTCGTGATACTGTGGTGTGATGTAAAGGGCCTTCCCTGAAGCATAACCCCAAGAATGGATATGCACCCTTCTGTAATTGTGCGACACAGCGGCCCTGAGGGGCACACGTCTTAGAAGGGCATATAGAACCAAAGGGCAGAAAGTCACCGGGAGCTGAAAAGGACATCAAAAATATTCCCTTTGAGCTtagagattttgtttgtttgttttcaaaaatagGGCTAGGAAGAAGCATGCACCAAAACAAGACTGTTCACTTCAGGAAGAGCAAGGGGTCTGAGACCACAGGCctgctgggactggagaaccAGAAGTCAACGGGTCACAGGGAAGTTCGCGGAAAGATGGTGGGGAGGGTTAGAAGGTGGGAATAAGGAAATGAAAGCAGAGAGGCAATAAGTAGGTCACAACCTCTCACCTGAGGACTGCTGACAGGCCCGGAGAATCCTGGGGGAGCCGGAGGGGGCAGACCTGGGGACCCCATGGAAGAACTGATGACTGGGAAGGGGGAGCCCAGTGGAGGGGGTGGCATTGGAGGTGGAGGTGCTGAAGGAGTAAGAGGTGGgc containing:
- the Rxrb gene encoding retinoic acid receptor RXR-beta isoform X2, producing the protein MSWAARPPFLPPRHAAGQCGPVGVRKEMHCGVASRWRRRRPWLDPAAAAAAAAAAGEQQTPEPEPGEAGRDGMGDSGRDSRSPDSSSPNPLSQGIPPSSPPGPPLTPSAPPPPMPPPPLGSPFPVISSSMGSPGLPPPAPPGFSGPVSSPQINSTVSLPGGGSGPPEDVKPPVLGVRGLHCPPPPGGPGAGKRLCAICGDRSSGKHYGVYSCEGCKGFFKRTIRKDLTYSCRDNKDCTVDKRQRNRCQYCRYQKCLATGMKREAVQEERQRGKDRDGDGDGAGAAPEEMPVDRILEAELAVEQKSDQGVESPGGTGGSGSSPNDPVTNICQAADKQLFTLVEWAKRIPHFSSLPLDDQVILLRAGWNELLIASFSHRSIDVRDGILLATGLHVHRNSAHSAGVGAIFDRVLTELVSKMRDMRMDKTELGCLRAIILFNPDAKGLSNPGEVEVLREKVYASLETYCKQKYPEQQGRFAKLLLRLPALRSIGLKCLEHLFFFKLIGDTPIDTFLMEMLEAPHQLA
- the Rxrb gene encoding retinoic acid receptor RXR-beta isoform X3, which produces MPPPPLGSPFPVISSSMGSPGLPPPAPPGFSGPVSSPQINSTVSLPGGGSGPPEDVKPPVLGVRGLHCPPPPGGPGAGKRLCAICGDRSSGKHYGVYSCEGCKGFFKRTIRKDLTYSCRDNKDCTVDKRQRNRCQYCRYQKCLATGMKREAVQEERQRGKDRDGDGDGAGAAPEEMPVDRILEAELAVEQKSDQGVESPGGTGGSGSSPNDPVTNICQAADKQLFTLVEWAKRIPHFSSLPLDDQVILLRAGWNELLIASFSHRSIDVRDGILLATGLHVHRNSAHSAGVGAIFDRSLSRVLTELVSKMRDMRMDKTELGCLRAIILFNPDAKGLSNPGEVEVLREKVYASLETYCKQKYPEQQGRFAKLLLRLPALRSIGLKCLEHLFFFKLIGDTPIDTFLMEMLEAPHQLA
- the Rxrb gene encoding retinoic acid receptor RXR-beta isoform X1, coding for MSWAARPPFLPPRHAAGQCGPVGVRKEMHCGVASRWRRRRPWLDPAAAAAAAAAAGEQQTPEPEPGEAGRDGMGDSGRDSRSPDSSSPNPLSQGIPPSSPPGPPLTPSAPPPPMPPPPLGSPFPVISSSMGSPGLPPPAPPGFSGPVSSPQINSTVSLPGGGSGPPEDVKPPVLGVRGLHCPPPPGGPGAGKRLCAICGDRSSGKHYGVYSCEGCKGFFKRTIRKDLTYSCRDNKDCTVDKRQRNRCQYCRYQKCLATGMKREAVQEERQRGKDRDGDGDGAGAAPEEMPVDRILEAELAVEQKSDQGVESPGGTGGSGSSPNDPVTNICQAADKQLFTLVEWAKRIPHFSSLPLDDQVILLRAGWNELLIASFSHRSIDVRDGILLATGLHVHRNSAHSAGVGAIFDRSLSRVLTELVSKMRDMRMDKTELGCLRAIILFNPDAKGLSNPGEVEVLREKVYASLETYCKQKYPEQQGRFAKLLLRLPALRSIGLKCLEHLFFFKLIGDTPIDTFLMEMLEAPHQLA